A single Acidobacteriota bacterium DNA region contains:
- a CDS encoding DoxX family membrane protein gives MAPLVVLILTFAFSLLALRVRDDRWSVRPAGRLAIAVMFVFTGMSHFFMAERMIAMVPPAFPRPELWVVGTGIAEIFGGVALLIPGLSRVAAGCLIVLLLGVFPANVYSALETDPGYLWFRVPLQLLFLCWTVYFGWFKGSDRRRQRSWL, from the coding sequence ATGGCACCACTGGTCGTTCTAATCCTCACGTTTGCCTTCTCTCTATTGGCCCTGCGTGTTCGCGATGATCGATGGAGCGTTCGTCCCGCAGGTCGACTGGCCATCGCGGTGATGTTCGTCTTCACGGGCATGAGTCACTTTTTCATGGCCGAGAGAATGATCGCCATGGTTCCACCGGCCTTCCCACGACCGGAACTGTGGGTCGTCGGCACCGGAATCGCCGAGATCTTCGGTGGTGTCGCACTGTTGATTCCCGGACTCTCCAGAGTTGCCGCCGGTTGCCTGATCGTCCTGCTGCTCGGCGTCTTCCCGGCGAACGTCTATTCCGCGCTGGAAACGGATCCGGGTTATCTGTGGTTTCGCGTCCCGCTTCAGCTGTTGTTTCTATGCTGGACGGTCTACTTCGGATGGTTCAAGGGAAGCGACCGGCGGCGCCAACGTTCTTGGTTATGA